The Enterococcus rotai genome includes a window with the following:
- a CDS encoding peptide ABC transporter substrate-binding protein, whose translation MKLKKSALLGLIALSSIALAACGGNSKNADGGSGSEEKVFRYIERQEMPSADPSLATDEVSFVALNNVYEGIYRLDKENKPQPAGAAEKAEVSEDGLTYKVKLREDAMWTDDKPVTAADFVYGWQRTVDPATGSEYAYMFNSVKNAEKISKGEMKKEELGIKAVGDYELEITLEKATPYFDYLLAFPSFLPQRQDIVEKYGKDYTTASDKSVYNGPFTLTDFDGPGTDTSWSYSKNDKYWDKDTVKLDKVAIDVVKEAPTSLNLFQDGQADEVPLSGELAQQMKNEPNYIILKGASTFYLEPNQREENSPYRNVNLRKALSYAIDRKALVEQILANGSAVPMGLVPEGLAADPKTDEDFAKELGDEVTHNVDKAKESWKKAKDELGVSTVSIDLLIDDTDNAKKMAEYLQGSLSDTLEGLKVSVSPVPFSVRLDRSNKGDFQIAVSAWGADYADPSSFLDLFTTGNSYNRGHYSNPEYDKLVESAATTNANNPEARWQDMLDAEKILMDDMGVIPLYQKAEAHLRSEKVKDVVYHSTGAKYDFKWTYIED comes from the coding sequence ATGAAATTAAAGAAAAGTGCCTTACTAGGCTTGATTGCTTTATCAAGTATTGCCCTAGCTGCATGTGGTGGGAATTCTAAAAATGCTGATGGTGGGTCTGGTAGCGAAGAAAAAGTATTTAGATACATTGAAAGACAAGAAATGCCAAGTGCAGATCCTTCATTAGCGACAGATGAAGTAAGTTTTGTAGCCTTAAATAATGTCTATGAAGGAATTTATCGTTTAGATAAAGAGAATAAACCTCAACCGGCTGGAGCTGCTGAAAAGGCAGAAGTTAGTGAAGATGGTTTAACGTATAAAGTGAAATTAAGAGAAGATGCTATGTGGACTGACGACAAACCAGTAACAGCTGCAGATTTTGTTTATGGCTGGCAAAGAACGGTTGATCCAGCAACTGGGTCAGAATATGCATACATGTTCAATTCTGTAAAAAATGCTGAAAAAATCTCTAAGGGCGAAATGAAAAAAGAAGAGTTAGGGATAAAAGCAGTAGGTGATTATGAATTAGAAATCACTTTAGAAAAAGCAACACCTTACTTTGATTACTTATTGGCTTTCCCATCATTTTTACCACAAAGACAAGATATTGTTGAAAAATATGGTAAAGACTATACAACGGCTAGTGATAAATCAGTCTATAATGGTCCGTTTACCTTAACTGATTTTGATGGACCAGGAACAGATACAAGCTGGTCTTACTCAAAAAATGATAAATATTGGGATAAAGATACAGTTAAACTAGATAAAGTAGCGATCGATGTTGTAAAAGAAGCACCAACATCATTGAACTTGTTCCAAGACGGTCAAGCTGATGAAGTACCGCTATCTGGTGAATTAGCGCAACAAATGAAAAACGAACCTAACTATATTATTTTAAAAGGTGCTTCAACATTCTATCTTGAACCAAATCAAAGAGAAGAAAACTCACCTTACCGAAATGTCAATTTACGTAAAGCATTATCTTATGCAATTGACCGTAAAGCGTTAGTTGAACAAATTTTAGCGAATGGTTCGGCTGTTCCAATGGGATTAGTTCCAGAAGGTTTGGCGGCAGATCCAAAAACAGATGAAGACTTTGCTAAGGAGCTAGGTGACGAAGTAACCCACAATGTTGATAAAGCCAAAGAATCATGGAAAAAAGCCAAAGATGAATTAGGTGTTTCTACAGTATCAATCGATTTATTGATTGATGATACCGATAATGCGAAGAAAATGGCTGAGTATCTTCAAGGGTCATTGTCTGATACATTAGAAGGCTTAAAAGTATCTGTTAGTCCTGTACCTTTCTCAGTCCGCTTAGATCGTTCAAATAAAGGGGACTTCCAAATCGCTGTTAGTGCGTGGGGAGCGGACTATGCTGATCCAAGTAGTTTCTTAGATCTATTTACAACAGGTAACTCTTATAATAGAGGACACTATTCAAATCCTGAATATGATAAGTTAGTAGAAAGTGCTGCAACAACGAATGCAAATAACCCAGAAGCACGTTGGCAAGATATGTTGGATGCAGAGAAAATATTAATGGATGATATGGGTGTTATTCCGTTGTATCAAAAAGCTGAAGCACACCTTCGTTCTGAAAAAGTAAAAGATGTTGTGTATCATTCAACTGGTGCGAAATATGACTTTAAATGGACCTATATTGAAGACTAA
- a CDS encoding ABC transporter ATP-binding protein encodes MITVNQLTKTINKKIILKQVSLNVNKGEIIALVGPNGAGKTTLINCLIGLIRPTTGEINLFGAKPLNKKNKMKLGVMQQESTTLDNVKVKELLTLFRSFYLNPLSLEDLLDITGLNEHQNTYTTKLSGGQKRRLTFGLSIIGNPELLFLDEPTTGMDVTSRKMFWEKIQILKEQGKTIILTTHYLEEIEKVATRILLMKQGEIVHDGTLESIQAEMLQNKVSFQLVDDHDETKLGDLPYVSSIEKKENNVTLYTANSDETLIELFTTEIKFKNLLIIPGNLETVFNTLVEEENE; translated from the coding sequence ATGATCACAGTCAATCAACTCACAAAAACAATCAACAAAAAGATAATTTTAAAGCAAGTTTCTTTAAACGTAAATAAAGGTGAAATCATCGCTCTAGTTGGGCCAAATGGTGCTGGAAAAACCACATTGATCAATTGTTTAATTGGCTTGATTCGCCCAACAACGGGGGAAATAAACCTCTTTGGTGCAAAACCACTGAATAAAAAAAATAAAATGAAACTAGGTGTGATGCAGCAAGAAAGCACGACGTTAGACAATGTTAAAGTCAAAGAACTACTGACACTTTTCCGTAGTTTTTACCTCAATCCGCTTTCTCTAGAGGATTTGTTAGACATAACTGGGTTAAATGAGCATCAAAACACGTACACAACGAAATTATCTGGCGGACAAAAACGACGCCTGACATTTGGGCTATCGATTATCGGCAATCCAGAACTGCTTTTTTTAGACGAACCAACAACGGGAATGGATGTAACCAGCCGAAAAATGTTCTGGGAAAAAATCCAAATACTAAAAGAACAAGGGAAAACCATTATTTTAACGACACATTATCTAGAAGAAATTGAAAAAGTGGCTACTCGAATTTTACTGATGAAGCAAGGTGAAATCGTTCATGATGGTACATTAGAAAGCATTCAAGCCGAAATGCTGCAAAACAAAGTAAGTTTTCAGCTAGTAGATGATCATGATGAAACAAAGCTCGGTGATCTGCCCTATGTATCATCAATTGAAAAAAAAGAAAACAACGTAACGCTGTATACTGCAAACAGCGATGAAACACTGATAGAATTATTTACAACCGAAATTAAATTCAAGAATTTATTGATTATTCCAGGGAACTTAGAAACAGTCTTCAATACCTTAGTCGAGGAGGAAAACGAATGA
- a CDS encoding ABC transporter permease: MNTLIVQTKTDLNRSLFRSKPFIFFSLGMPVGFYLLFTKVFNMGVPEEYMSVFYKDSMIQMATYSVMISSLFSFSMTLIEDRKQGVKQFLRLSPMPESIYYGSKILTQFLINSLLLIVIFLVGHFVNGVQMDSMTWLTSGLWILYGCLPIVALATIVSLVKDPNTASVLNNMILMPLAIVSGLWWPIDMFPEVVQKIATGLPTYYAAQGAKQLAAGQLPDGKGILIIFIYFVGIMVLSIYLNGRKEEIKR; the protein is encoded by the coding sequence ATGAATACATTGATCGTGCAAACTAAAACAGACTTAAACCGCTCTTTATTTAGAAGCAAACCATTTATCTTTTTTTCTTTAGGGATGCCAGTTGGTTTTTATCTTCTATTTACCAAAGTCTTTAATATGGGGGTTCCTGAAGAATATATGTCTGTTTTTTATAAAGACAGTATGATTCAAATGGCAACCTATAGTGTAATGATCAGTTCCTTATTTTCTTTTTCTATGACCTTGATTGAAGACCGTAAACAAGGCGTGAAGCAATTTTTACGTCTGTCCCCTATGCCAGAAAGTATTTATTATGGGAGTAAAATTTTAACACAGTTTTTAATCAATAGTTTATTGCTGATCGTGATTTTTTTAGTCGGGCATTTTGTTAATGGGGTGCAAATGGATTCCATGACGTGGCTTACTAGCGGCCTATGGATTTTATATGGTTGTTTGCCAATCGTGGCATTAGCAACGATTGTTAGTCTTGTGAAAGATCCAAATACCGCGAGTGTGCTGAACAATATGATTTTGATGCCCCTTGCAATTGTCAGTGGTTTATGGTGGCCGATCGATATGTTTCCAGAAGTGGTTCAAAAAATAGCGACAGGATTACCAACCTATTACGCAGCACAAGGTGCGAAACAGTTAGCCGCAGGACAATTACCAGATGGCAAAGGAATCTTGATCATCTTCATTTATTTTGTAGGAATTATGGTATTATCAATATATCTGAATGGTCGTAAAGAAGAAATAAAACGTTAG